In Diaphorobacter ruginosibacter, the genomic stretch CGAGAGGCCTCGGATGCGGCGCGGCGCGAGCGACACGTTGTCCAGCACCGTCATGTTGCCGAACAGGTTGAACTGCTGGAACACCATGCCGACCTCGCAGCGCTGGGCCTGCAGCGTCTTCGCATCGTCGGTGACGGGCACGCCGTCGATGGTGATCGTGCCGCTGTCGTGCGGCTCGAGCCGGTTGATGGCGCGCAGCAGCGTGCTCTTGCCGGAGCCCGAGGCGCCGATGATCACGGTCACTTCACCGGTATTGAACGAGGTCGATACGTCCTTGAGCACCTGGTGGGTGCCAAACGACTTGCAGACCTTGTCGGCCACGATGTAGCACTTCTGCGTATCCTGCTTGTTGGCGTGGCTCATTTGGCGCGGCCCTCCACATCGAAGCGGTACTCGATGGCGGCGGCCACCTGCGTGACCAGCGTGGTCAGGATCAGATAGGTGATCGCCACCGTCACCAGCGTTTCCACCGGCTGGAAGGTGGCCGACTGGATGCGGTTGCCCACGTTGGTGAGCTCGACCACGCCGATCGCGTAGGCGAGCGAGGAGTCCTTGAGCAGCGCGACGAAGTTGCTCACCAGCGGCGGCAGGGAAATCTTGAACGCCTGGGGGAACACCACGTCCAGGAACACGCGGCTCCTGGGCAGGCCGAGCGCACGCGCCGCCTCGGTCTGGCCGCGCGGCACGGCCAGCAGGCCGGCACGCACCGCCTCGGCGTTGTACGCGCCGACGTTCAGGCCCAGCGCCACCACTGCGGCGGCGAAATCAGGCAGGTTCAGGCCCGGCACGAGCACCGGCAGGGCAAAGTAGACGAACAGGATCTGCACCAGCAGCGGTGTGCCGCGAATGGCCCAGATGTAGATGCTGGCGATCCAGCGCAGCACGATGTTGCGCGAGGTGCGGGCGAGCGCTGCGCTCGTGCCCAGAATCAGTCCGACGACGCCGCTGATGATGGTCAGGTACAGCGTGGTCAGTGCGCCCTCTTTGAACAGCTCGGCGTTGGAGCCGATGGGTTCGGGGAAAAACGAAAGAAGCTGGCCGAGCAGTGCAAGAACCAGCACCATCAACACCAAAGCCGCAACCAGTGTCGCATTGCTGCGTTGGTTGCGGCTCCAGTGCGCGGGCCAGAGGGCTAGAAGCATGGGAAATCAGGCGTAACGAACGACCGGAGCGTAAGGCTCCGGCGTCATTGGTGTGGAATGAAAGGGCGTGCCTGTTACTTGCAGGTCACGTCTTCCTGGAAGTACTTCTGGGAGATGGCCTTGATGGTGCCATCCGCGATCAGTGCCTTCAGGGCGGTGTTGTAGGCGTCGGCCAGGCCGGTGTTGCCCTTGGAGACGGCGGCGGCGATCTGTTCGATGAACAGCATGTCGCCGGTCTTGAAGCCGGCCTTCGGTGCCTTGGCCAGCATTTCCTTGGCGACGAAACGGTCGGTCACCCAGGCGTCCACGCGCTTGGAGGCCAGCGCGCTGCGGGCGGCTTCGTCGGTCGGGAAGTTCTTCACTTCCTTCACGCCGGGCACCTGCTTGACGTGCTCGAGGTAGCTCGTACCGGTCTGCACGGCCACCACCTTGCCTGCCAGGTCGGCGGCGGTCTTGATGGAGGGATTCATCGAGACGATGATGCCGCCAGAGCAGTAGTGGGGGTGTGTGAAGGTCACGGCCTTGGCGCGTTCTTCGGTGATGCCGTGCGATGCGATCACCAGATCCCAGCGGTCCTGCGCGAGGCCGGTGAGCAGGGCGTCAAAGCCGACGGCCTTCCACTCGTACTTCAGGTTCATCTTCTTCGCGACGGCTTCCGCCACCTCGATTTCATAGCCCGTCAGCTGTTTTCCCTTGAAGAAATTGAAAGGCGCGTACTGGCCTTCGGAGGCCAGGGTGATGCTGCCGCTCTTCTGGATGGCGTCCAGTGGGCGAGCCTGCACCGACACAGCGGCGCACAGAGCCACGGCGGCGGCTACGGATGCAAAGATTTTCTTCATGTAGGTCTCATTCCTGCGGGATCGCATCAGGTACAAAAAAATCCGGCATTGCAGATCACAAGCCGGAACCGTTTGACCCCCTCTTGTAGCGGGGCGGTGTCATAAAGCAGCCACATTATAAAAAAACGGACTGGCCGTGGTCATCCCGATCTGCGGGGATTAACCCGCAGACGCAGGGATCCCACACGATCAACGCTTTTCGCGCATCAACGTTGACTTGCCGAACAGGCTCTCCAGCAATTCGACGGCCAGCTCGGCGGTCTGGTTGCGGATGTCGAGCGCCGGATTGAGCTCCACCAGGTCCACCGAGGCCAGCGCGCCGCAGTCGGCCAGCATTTCCATGCACAGTTGCGTCTCGCGGTAGGTCGGGCCGCCGCGCACGGGCGTTCCCACACCGGGTGCCACGCCGGGATCGAGGAAATCCATGTCGAAGCTCACGTGCAGGTGGGTGCCCGCATCGACGTCCGCCAGCGCGGACTGCATGACCGCACGCATGCCCATCTCGTCGATGGTGCGCATGTCGTAGACGTCGATGCCGTGTTCGTTCACGAACTGCCGCTCCGCGGGATCGACGCTGCGGATGCCGATCATCGTGACCTCCCGGGGCGCGAGCACCGGGGAGGTGTCGGCCAGATGCGTCAGCTGCTCGGGCCCGTGGCCCAGCAGGCAGGCGACAGGCATGCCGTGCAGGTTGCCGCTCGGGCTCGATGCGGGCGTGTTGGAGTCGGCGTGCGCGTCGAACCAGAGCACCTTCAGGCGCTGCTGCCGTGCACGGCAGTGCTGCGCGACGGCGCTGATCGAGCCGATCGCCAGGCAGTGGTCGCCGCCCATCATCAGTGGCAGCCGGCCTGCGGACAGGGTGTCCAGCGTGGCGGCGAACAGGGCGCGGTTCCAGGCCGTCACCTCGTCGAGGTGGCGAAATCCGCCCTCCGCGGGGGCCTGCGGATTGCCCGGGCCGAGCAGGTTGCCATAGTCGAACACCTTCATGTCCCGCGCGCGCAATGCCTGGGCGATGCCCGCGATGCGCAGCGCCTCCGGCCCCATGCTGGCTCCGAGCACGCTGGCCCCCACATCGGTGGGCGCGCCGATCAAAGTGATTCCTCGCATAGAGATACCCGACCTTCCTTGAGTCCCGGATGGAATGATAGGCGGCTTGGTCCCTGGGATGTTCATCTCAGGAAGGCGTCATAGCCCGTCTTCAGGATCAACGCGCTCACCACGAGAATGAAGATGCTACGCACGAACCCCGCGCCATGCTTGAGAGCGAGGTGGGTGCCAGCCACGCTGCCGATGATGTTGAAGAGCGCCAGAGGAATGGCGTAGTGCCACCAGATGTGCCCCTTCATGCCGAACAGCACCAGTGCGGAGGCATTGCTCGCGAGATTCATGAGCTTGGCGGAGGCCGAGGCGTTCAGGAAGTCGTAGCCCAGCAGGCGCACGAACAGGAAGATGAAGAAGCTGCCGGTGCCGGGGCCGAAAAAGCCGTCGTAGGCCCCCACGGTCAGGCCGATCGCGCAGGCGATGGTCACCTCCCGGCTGCCCTGGTAGCGCGGCGCATGGCTCTTGCCCAGGTCCTTCTTGGCCAGCGTATACAGCAGCAGGCAGATCAGGACAAAGGGCAGCAGCTTGCGCAGGAACTCGCCGGAGATCAGCGTGACGGCCCATGCACCGAGAAACGAGCCGGCGAGCGCCGCGCCTGCCGCCGGCAGCAGGGCATGCCAGCGCATCTGCACCTTGCGGCTGAACTGCCATGAGGAGACGGCCGTGCCCCAGATCCCGCCACTCTTGTTGGTGCCGAGCAGCGTCGCGGGCGGCGCCGTGGGAAACGTAGCGAACAGCGCAGGGACGAGGATCAACCCGCCTCCGCCCACGATTGCATCCACAAAACCGCCGAGCATCGAGGCCAGCGAAACGATGATCCATTCCATCCCGCGATTGTCTCATTGACGCATGGGCTTGCCGGGCTCCTTGCGAGGAGAGCAGCACCGCCTCTTGGCGCTGTCTGCCAGCAACGGCCAGTGCGGTGCCGCCATTGAAAAACATCAGGCAAAAAAAAGCGCCGCATGTGCGGCGCTTGGGTGAACTGGCATCTTATGGGGGATGCTCGGATATTGTGATGGTGTTCGAATTGTGGCGTCTCCTCGGTCCCCTCGCTGCGTGCCGAGGCGCGCTTTCGAGTAAGGAGACTGTAATGGTTGCACATCGATAGTGCATTGGTGATTTCCCCACCCTATTTTGGAGCGTACATCCGCAGGCGCGGCCCCTTTTGATGCAGTGCGATGAAAAACACCTTGGCACGACTTGTGCATTTTGGTTGCAGATCGTCATCATGGACACGCGGGGAACTATGACAGTGCGCAAGGTTTGTAGCGGCAAATTCAGGGCCTGGGGATGTGTCGGTGCCTGTGTTGTGGGCCTTCTGCCCCTGCAGGCGCTGGCGGACTCCATGAGCCGTCCATCCGTGGTTCCGCTCGACGGAATCAGTCCCGTCGACACCGCCTGGGTGATGGTGGCCACCATTCTGGTGCTGCTCATGACCCTTCCGGGCATTGCGCTGTTCTATGCCGGAATGGTGCGCAGGAAGAATGTGCTCAACACCATGGCAAGCGTGGTGGCGATCGCGGCCGTGGTGAGCATTCTCTGGCTGGCGCTGGGCTATTCGCTGGCGTTCACGCCGGGCAACGGCTGGATCGGATCGGACTCGCGCGCCTGGTTTGCAGGGCTCGAGTTCAGCGCCGTGCACCGCAGTGTGGCGGTCAGCCATCTCGCGCCGCACCTGCCCGAGGCGGCATTCGCGATGTTCCAGCTGGCCTTCGCGGTGATCACTGCGGCGGTGCTGGTCGGCGCCTGGGTGGAACGCATGCGTTTCGGTGCGATGCTGGTGTTCGTCGGGCTGTGGAGCCTGCTGGTCTATGCGCCGATCGCTCATTGGGTGTGGGAGCCGGGGGGATGGCTCGCGCGCATGGGGGCGCTCGATTTCGCGGGCGGCACCGTGGTCCATGTGAATGCGGGCATCGCGGGGCTGGTCTGTGCCTGGATGCTCGGGCACCGCCGCGGTTACGGCCGCGAACCTTTCGAGCCCTGCAACCTGGGCTTCACGATGATCGGCGCCTCGTTGCTGTGGATCGGCTGGTTCGGCTTCAATGCAGGCTCGTCGCTGGCCGCTGACGGGCGTGCGGCCTTGGCGCTGGCCGTGACCCACATTGCCGCAAGCGCGGGCGCGATGGGCTGGATGTTCGCGGAGTACCTGGTGCGCGGCAAGACCTCCCTGCTGGGCCTGTGCTCGGGCCTGGTCGCCGGGCTGGTGGCGATCACGCCGGCCGCGGGCTTCGTCACACCGCGCAGCGCGCTTCTCATCGGCGCATTGGCGGGCGTGGCCTGTTACTGGGGCGCTACCAGCCTCAAGCGCCTTCTGGGTGCCGACGATTCGCTCGATGTCTTCGGTGTGCACGGCGTGGGCGGCATCGTGGGATCGCTGCTCACGGGAGTGTTCGCCGATCCGGAGATCGGGGGAGCCAGCGGCAGCGTGCTCACGCAGGCCATCGGCGTGCTCGGCGTCGGGGCCTTCACCCTGGTGGCGACGGCGCTGCTGTTCTGGCTGGTCGACAGCCTGATCGGTCTGCGCGTGGACGAAGAGGCCGAGTATGTGGGGCTCGACATCGCGCTGCACCGCGAGAGCGCAGGCACCTGAACCACAGGGGTGCGGGCTGGTGCATGCGACCGTGAGCACAGTGAGGTTCGATCATCATGGGAGAAAACGACATGAGCGAAAACGATCGCCTGGCCATCGCCGCGCACCTGCATGTCCTGCTGCGACGTCACACCGGACGCGTGACCGACACCGAGTGGATGGCAGCCAATCCGGAATATGCGCTGGCGATCATCACCTTCGCACGCACGCACGCGCAAAGCCACAGCGTGCCGGAGCTTCCCGAATGGGCCGCGCGCCTCGAGGCCGCATGGCTTGAGGAGCCTGAGACCCGGCAGCGCGTCCCGCTCGCCCAGCGCGCAGGCGACATGCTCCGGCAACGGCTGGAGGAGCGGAAGTACGTGGGACGATTGCGCTGACAGTTGTTGGCAAAGCGCGGAGTGGCGCGCGCCGCCTTGTGATCCCCCGGTTCGCGCGGGCCATCTGGTCCCATGCGCCTGGAAGTCGATGTTGCCCGCTGATACAGTCCCCGCAACTTCATTGATGGACGGACACATGCGAAAGTTGAAAGCAGCTGCCACGGCATATCTTCTCGGCATGGCCTGGATGGGATCGGTGGCGATGGCGGCCTCCGGTTTCACGGTCAGCCCCGGCAACTGGGTGGTGACGGATGAGGTCAACGGCCAGCCGGGCCGAGGCATGGGCATCGAGGTGCGTGATGGCACGCTGGTGATGGCCGTCTACAACTACACGCCCACGGGACAGGCCACCTTCCATCTGACGGCGGGAGCCATGAACGGCAACAGCTTCAGCGGGCAATTGATGGAGTACAAGGGCGGGCGCTATTTCGGTGGCCCGGCGCTGGATGCTGCAGAAACCGGATCGGCGGGGGCAGTCGAACTGCAGTTCACCGACGCAACTCGAGGCACGATCAAGTTCCCAGGGGAGCAGGCCAAGGCCATTTCCCGTTTCCAGTTCGATGGATTGCAGCCCACCCAGTTCTTGCGCAAGGACTTTCTCGAGTACTGGTTCGTGGCCGAACTCGACGCACACAACAAGCCCACCAGCGCCTATCCCCTGATCATCACGGACGACGCGCAGGGTCTTCGAACCAACAAAGGCGCATGCCAGAACGCCGTTGTCGACGGCAGCATCACCTTCAGTTGCCGGACGGGCTGGCAGGCTCCGGACTCTTATGCGGACGTGAGCTTCCAGCGATTTGACCGCCAGCTGGAGGGCTCGGTGACGAGGTCGTTCTCTGCGGGCAAACGCAGGCTTGTCGGGGTGCGGATGGCCGCGGGTAATGTGGGACCCAATACCCGCCCTCAGTACGACACACCGACCACGGGTTGGGCCGATCCGGCCAAGAGCTATAGCGTGCCTCAGTCCGGCATGTGGATCATCAACTCGGAGAACACCGGCCGGCCTGGACGTGGCCTGTCGCTGGATCTGCAGGCCTCCACGCTGGTTGTGCAGGTGTACGCGTACGAAGCGGATGGGAGCCCGACGTTCCGCATTGGATCAGGAAGCTATGTGGAGGGTGAAAGCTCCGTGCCGCTGATGAAAGTACGAGGAGGCCGACACTATGGTGGGGGCGCGCAGTCCGGCGTGGATGCTGGAAGCGACGGCAACGCGCAGATTCGCTTCACGTCGCCGACCACGGGCCAGATCCGGCTGCCCGGCGAGCAGTGGACGGACATGCAGAAGTTCAGTGTGGGCGCTGACGCACCTGCGGCCGAGAGCTTGCTGGGACAATGGCTGGTGTGGAACGAGGGCGAATTCAGCAGCTACATCTCCACCGTGCTCAACTTGACGAGGGTGGAGAACGGCCGCGCTACGGACGACGCTGGTGCGGCTCGATGCTGGTTCGAGAGCACGCCCCAGGGCACCGTGCGATGCCAGGGGCCACGCGACGAGTACCGCTTCACACCCTCCTACGGCAACGGCACTTCGGTGGGACAGGCAATGAACGACGATCGTGATCAGATCGTCGTGTGGCGCATCAAGGATCGATATGGTGTTGCAGCAGGTGCGTTGAGCAAGCCATGAGGTTCCTGCATATCCCGTACTTTCCGTACGGGTGACCCGGCAGGGTCACTGCCCGTTGCGGATCCACTGCGATGCCATCTCCGCCATCATCAGGGTGGGCGAGTTGGTGTTGCCGCTCGTGATGGTCGGCATCGC encodes the following:
- a CDS encoding ammonium transporter, with the protein product MSRPSVVPLDGISPVDTAWVMVATILVLLMTLPGIALFYAGMVRRKNVLNTMASVVAIAAVVSILWLALGYSLAFTPGNGWIGSDSRAWFAGLEFSAVHRSVAVSHLAPHLPEAAFAMFQLAFAVITAAVLVGAWVERMRFGAMLVFVGLWSLLVYAPIAHWVWEPGGWLARMGALDFAGGTVVHVNAGIAGLVCAWMLGHRRGYGREPFEPCNLGFTMIGASLLWIGWFGFNAGSSLAADGRAALALAVTHIAASAGAMGWMFAEYLVRGKTSLLGLCSGLVAGLVAITPAAGFVTPRSALLIGALAGVACYWGATSLKRLLGADDSLDVFGVHGVGGIVGSLLTGVFADPEIGGASGSVLTQAIGVLGVGAFTLVATALLFWLVDSLIGLRVDEEAEYVGLDIALHRESAGT
- a CDS encoding amino acid ABC transporter permease codes for the protein MLLALWPAHWSRNQRSNATLVAALVLMVLVLALLGQLLSFFPEPIGSNAELFKEGALTTLYLTIISGVVGLILGTSAALARTSRNIVLRWIASIYIWAIRGTPLLVQILFVYFALPVLVPGLNLPDFAAAVVALGLNVGAYNAEAVRAGLLAVPRGQTEAARALGLPRSRVFLDVVFPQAFKISLPPLVSNFVALLKDSSLAYAIGVVELTNVGNRIQSATFQPVETLVTVAITYLILTTLVTQVAAAIEYRFDVEGRAK
- a CDS encoding sulfite exporter TauE/SafE family protein, which gives rise to MEWIIVSLASMLGGFVDAIVGGGGLILVPALFATFPTAPPATLLGTNKSGGIWGTAVSSWQFSRKVQMRWHALLPAAGAALAGSFLGAWAVTLISGEFLRKLLPFVLICLLLYTLAKKDLGKSHAPRYQGSREVTIACAIGLTVGAYDGFFGPGTGSFFIFLFVRLLGYDFLNASASAKLMNLASNASALVLFGMKGHIWWHYAIPLALFNIIGSVAGTHLALKHGAGFVRSIFILVVSALILKTGYDAFLR
- the rocF gene encoding arginase, producing the protein MRGITLIGAPTDVGASVLGASMGPEALRIAGIAQALRARDMKVFDYGNLLGPGNPQAPAEGGFRHLDEVTAWNRALFAATLDTLSAGRLPLMMGGDHCLAIGSISAVAQHCRARQQRLKVLWFDAHADSNTPASSPSGNLHGMPVACLLGHGPEQLTHLADTSPVLAPREVTMIGIRSVDPAERQFVNEHGIDVYDMRTIDEMGMRAVMQSALADVDAGTHLHVSFDMDFLDPGVAPGVGTPVRGGPTYRETQLCMEMLADCGALASVDLVELNPALDIRNQTAELAVELLESLFGKSTLMREKR
- a CDS encoding ABC transporter substrate-binding protein gives rise to the protein MKKIFASVAAAVALCAAVSVQARPLDAIQKSGSITLASEGQYAPFNFFKGKQLTGYEIEVAEAVAKKMNLKYEWKAVGFDALLTGLAQDRWDLVIASHGITEERAKAVTFTHPHYCSGGIIVSMNPSIKTAADLAGKVVAVQTGTSYLEHVKQVPGVKEVKNFPTDEAARSALASKRVDAWVTDRFVAKEMLAKAPKAGFKTGDMLFIEQIAAAVSKGNTGLADAYNTALKALIADGTIKAISQKYFQEDVTCK